CTGCTTGAAATTCCATACCCTTTTGCTGGAGCCTCATCAGGCTTAGCCATGTACAGGCAGCGCTTTTTAAGTGGAGGGTCTtcagcctcctcctcctcctcttccgaAGAGCTCTCCACTGTGAGGTCGATGATGTCTACCTTCTTTGTGCCGCCGGGCTCGCTGGGGGGCATTACCGCGCACTGCCGCACCAGAGCTGAGCCTAAAGCACCAGAGGAAGGAGCATCTCAAAGATCTGAATATGTGGCTCTGAGCTTAACACAAGTAATTACGAGCAAACATGCACATCACAAACTGAGTGAAATCTGTGCGCCGTACGGCAGAGTAAGCCCCTTTTTCTTACTTTCCATTTTTGGACAAAACTGAGACGACACTTTCAACGCTTCTTTCTTTGGCCTCATTGGACACCACGTTCCGTCTTCTTGGAATTTAATCTCGTCAGCATCCGAGCAGTCATTCAGAATCTCCATGAAAAGTCTGACACGACAGACGTCACAGAATGAGCAAGCGTTCTCCGGCACCATGGCCGGCTCTCTTTGGAAAGCAGCATCTCGCATGAACGAGGCTTCACCGCCACAAAGACTCACCCGTCGATTATCAGGCTTTCGTATGCAGCCTTCTTGTCACACACTGGACAGATCCAGGTGGGCTTCTTCTCGTTCATCTGAAGGTAGAGGGCTGCGTCGAAGCACTGGAGATGTGAGCACGTGACAGCTCGACAGGGAACAGTCAAGCGCATCTTGCCCAGCTGGGAAGAAGTGATAATCAGAATTGTGTATTCTTCACTGAATACTTTTACATGCGAGGAATTTACTTTTAGGTCTCGTGCAACCACAACCAAgacaatataataaataatagaatgATGTGCatggaaataaaataatgtgCAAAATGAAGGTAATGCTGTAATTCCCCAATGAGAACCTgaccccccacaaaaaaaaaaaaaaccttggttTAACCCACCGGGCACATAAGTGACACTCGCAAACTGGTTGTTGCAATCtcactgtcagggtcagctgtCAGCTTTTCTTTTACTGGAATAAATGCCAATTTGTGAAAAATTAGTGCAAGGAAGAATGAGGTTTAGAGTATTCTTCACATAAAAGGATATGCACATTAAAGGATAATGCAAACATTAGAGAACTTCGTAGAAATATATTACTTAGCGCTCTGGAGTGGTCAGGATTCCGAATACCCTTCATCCGCAACCTCTGCAACAACAGCGATGATGTGAGCTGCCTGACGAGGTACACAGAAACAGAGTATGTCTGCAaaaataaagggggggggggtaacttttttttatatagaagTATATATGGAATGTATCACAGAATTGCAATAAAAGATATTTTTCAGTTCTGCTTATAGTTTAAATGTCGTGAACAGTACCTTCCCAATTTCAGGTGCCCATGTGACAGAAATCTGATTTGGAACAGCAGACGATAATCTAACCAGGGACGTGATGTTCAGGGGTCTCCCTGGTCGTTTCTGTTCTACTCCGTTTTTAGGAGGAGGAGCATAACCCTGAGGATAATCATTAAAATAGGTTAATGACACATTTACTTTCGCGATGCATAATGCATGCTTTGTACATTTCAGAATGAAAAAAGAGAAGAATGGGGAACTCTGGAACTAAAGCTTTTAATGGTGTTATATCTGCCTCTTACTTCAGGCAACAACAAGTAATGAACAAACTGAGAATTCAAACAGTTATACAAGCATTAGTGAATTATGTAAGAAAGAAttacaaaaagaaagaaaaaaaaaactcacataCCGGCAAAGGGAAAAGCTTTCCATTTACTTTAATACACAAGCTGTTTGGATAGTTGTCTTCTTGGGGACAACTAGTTTCTGCAAGACAAAACCTGAAAACAAAACGGATATGATTTGAGATCCAAAACAAGTTACAATGACGAATTCTAAATGATATTGTCTCCTTCAAAGGCAACAGTGCAGCTATTTGTTTGCTAAACCCACCTTAACTGAATCTGAACCATATAGTCTCTCCTGCCACCTGGTAAAAAATccctttaaaagaaaaataaaaaattattcatATCTGCAATGCTACAGAAATATCTATGTTTACGGAAGTGGACATCGGACTAACCTGGAGATGCAGACTTCTCGCACTTGTTGAGGTGTCAGGGCGAAGATGAAGTATTTCTCCTGAAAACGCTGGATGCTACTTGCACCTATAAATGAAGGAAAACATGCAGAGCTACCATTATGCTGCTGCCATTGCAATCAGCAAAGCTGTTACTACTTTTCCCATGGTAAGCAGATATCTCTGCAAACAATAAAAATTTGAACAGAGGAATAAGAATAAAATAAGAATTAAAACATGCAGTGTGTTATTACTGAGTGACTATTTTGTTTTCAACTGCTATGTCTGAACAGCTTAATAAAGTACTTGCTATTTTGCATTTTTCCATGTGTATAAACATGATATGCTACACCTCTTCAACTGAAACTGACATCTCTGTTGAAAGTGGTTCTTTTTAAATTTCCTTAACATGTTACACATGTACAGTTTATAAGTAGCCCTAAACAAGTCAAAAACAAAGTATATCCCCTGCCAACCTAATTATATATAACCACAGTCCTGGATACGCAGCTGAAATAGAGGTGGCTGggtatatataaatacacatacacacacagacacacatataggAGACAAACGATTAAATATATCAACAACCACACAGAGACTAACCCAGGCTTGAAGGCTTAATCAGGACATCCAGCACATCGTAGAATGGCAGAGACTTCATCTGAACATCAGGGTGGACAGGAGGGATGGGAGGCGCTGGCTGCTGCATGTCCATCCTGGGTTTGGACTCGTGTAAATAGACTGAAGCGTGCGTCCCAGTGCTGGAACCGTGGGAAATCCCAGTAGTAAGGGAGAGATCAGGGTCCACAATGGAAGCGGCAAAGACGGAGGATTTGAGAGATGAAAAGTCGGGCAGGCTCTCTGTAGTCCGGGGGCAGCGACGCCAGTAGAGCTCCTTAATTTTGATTTGCACTGCAGGACTACACCCGCTTTTTAGCAAATGTAAAGCCCTCAGCAAAAGTTCATGCTTGCGACCACTTTTGTTTCGTCCTGCAAAACCCAACAACACCTGTAGCTCTGACACCCGGAAACTCGATACCATATTCTGAaatcagaaacacacacaaaaaaaaacaccacaaaacTGATGCATATATTAAAACTGGATGCATTCAAAGTTCACCTACAGACATGAAACAGACATTCAAAACAACATCAAAAATACAGCCAGATTTTACATCAAAAGAAATATCCTAACTGGAAATCAAAGGAAATCATTTCGATTCAATATTAAGGTTGAGTAGCAAACATCCGTGCACAAATAAACCTGCCTTATGGAGCTGACAAAATATCCGCTGTAAAATTCCTCACATTACAGTTAAGTACCAATCTAACGCAGAAGCATACTGACATTAAAATGGTGCATCATATGTCTGCTTGTACTCCACGCTAAGAGAAAAAGTAACTCTGTAGCTACACACATCTTAATGCCATATACCAATCTCTAGAACAAAAGTGAAACGACTAATTTAGCTAGCCATGGTCCCCCGTTAGGTGCTGGACTAAGCTTAGCGTGCACCGTAAATGTAATTTTAGCGCTACTCATTAGAAAGACACATTCCCCTTGATGTGCGGTTTTTGGCCACGTCCCTCCCACGCAATCCCAATCCGGAAACCCACGGCACAGGGAAAATAAAGTAAGAAAACCCCGACTAACCCTTCATTATTTGGTCCATGCTTGATTGTTCATACGTGTTTATCCTTTTTCCTTTACAAATCCTTAACAAATGCCATCGTAAGAAATCTAAAATATTAAGAATAATTCCAAGACccgttaaaaaaagaaaaaacacacaacagaCAACACACAGGCGGAATCAATGGAAATGTCGAGAAATGATTGGAAAAACAGTCCGATTATaaaagcataataataataataacaacaataacacaTTCAAAAATTCAATCGGGCGCTACTGTCTCTATTCGCCCCCATAACATAACCGTAGCTTGCTAACAACAATAGCTAGTAGCAGAACAAAGTCCAGCTGTGGGATAAAACACAAGCCAAGATGCCACTGGTTTCCCCCGTATATTTTATCATTGACCAGCTAGCTCGCAAAGTTATGCaatatttcccatttttttttaaatgaaggcAGCTATAGTAATAAATGGTGCATTTCGAAGAGCTATGTCCAAATTAGCCGGATAGCTAATTCTGATCAAAACAAGCAAGGCAGAGCACAGCCAAGCGTTTTGCTAACTAATGCATCCGAAACCTGGCATTCGTTTCAGCACAACTTCATACATCCATGAAATATACATCTAACGCAAGTGAGGACTCATATACAAGTTCAACAAAACGCAAGCGTACGGATGCTAACTAACAATATGCTTTCTCGTACCCTTAGCTCCTCAAAATCCGCCATTTTCTTGCCGCGACCATCCTGCATCGCTCCAAGCTGCGGCACCGCCCACGTGATGGTGGTCGGAATGTGCACGCGCCAATGCGAGCCGTGCCAAAGCTGTGGGGTGGAATTCACAAAAGCTTCGTAACGCCAAGTAGTCCGTTATCTTGTTCGTAAACTCACTCCGGACCCACTTGTTGTTATCTACTGTCCTGTCGACCAAAATAGATGACAAAAACACATTGACACATAATAATGCTGATCATATAATAAGAGCTCAATATTGCAATATAAAATTATGAAACTATAAATGAGCGCAAAGGAGACTCGTTGTTGTACCATCTGTATGCCGTTTAATTACATAAAAGGtttgtgcaccattcagaaGTGACTTGAGAACGACCTTGAAAATCTAATTCAATTAATAAATCGATGCAGAATCGCAATTCGACTGAATATAGGAAgtagaattaaaatggaattgatTTCACGTAAATTCATATACATGTGCACATATGTATGTGCATCTTTAACAATACagcttaatatttaaatatgaattatcCAGCATGTTAACATACGTGTTGTATGATtgcattgaattgaaatgaattacATTATTCTTACTGTCATTTAAACATGCTACAGGGTGTGGCCAAGTCAATTCAAAATCAAATTCATAACTTCTGAACAACCCTAGTAACCTACATAATGAGCTAACCAATCAAACTTGCTATGTGTTCAGTCACATCTTTTGAAATGGGAAGGTGAATCACCCCTCACTACCAGCAATGGCAGAGAATTGTGCCGTCAACAGAAGACAGCGTTTGAGACGGGGGCATCCAGGAAGCCAAGATGTTTTTGCTGGTGATCATGAATCCCTTGGACCATCTCAGTATTGAACAATTCAtagcaagggcgtaactttgtctggaacattgggggggttgaggtctccacccattatggAAGAAAAATGattattgtggggggggggggttgttgcaTTAGCTGtccctaaaccccccccccccccccccccatcccccctgtAATTTACACCTATGATTCATAGTGAAATATAGGCTGCCCTGGGATGAAATAATGAGCCCCCTTTGTCCAGTGCAGGATAAATTGAAAAGAGGAACACACCAGAATTTTGCTCTCAGTACGTGCACCATGCAGCTTCTGACAGCTCTGTTTTTATGCCACAGGTGGATTCTTGCAGATCACAGGTGATGCACATATCCTCAGCAAGGGTGGGTGCTGGGTTGCACCTGACAGAAAGGGTTCATGGCACTAGACCTAAACGTCCAAGTGATATGCAACCATCAAGGACATCTTACAGACACATGATGCTTATATCTGGTCCAGATTTGGAGTTAGTCAGATGGCAAAGGATGGTGCATTTGCCGGTGGCTGGTTACTGTGAGACGGCAAGTATCCTCTTAGCTAATACCTGCTGACTAGTGAATCCCAAACCATTGCTGAGGAGAGGTATAACACCACACACCAAAAAACACACTGCTGTGGAGGGGACTTTGGGCATGTAAAAGATGTAATTCTGGTGCctacacagaaaaaaatatgtagGCCTACCTGTGCTTGTAATTGGGGTTGTACcatcaagggtctgccaattatTGAAtctaggtaattgtaccttttaaggtacagaaatgtagtaattattttattaaatatgatTGTATATGACCATCTCCTCAGTAAGTTGTTTTAATGTTTCTTTTGAAAAGTATTATTTCCCTTTCCTATTACCGCTCACCATTGCGTGTTGTTTACAAGGAAGAAACATCACATTTTGAGCCTATTTTTAGATTTTCAACAAATAGGATGTTTTATTGTCTTCATTGTGGTTGCTTtgaacttttttatttttaccgatACTATAAttcatttatgttttttatatatatttgaatatGTCTGGTGTGACGCCGATATAACGCTTTTCACCATCGAAATGCATGGAATCGATGTTCCTGTTATCGACAGTCGGGGATTTTCTCACGCGGGAGCTGCGGAGGAGCCAACAAAGTACTACTAAGTGAAGTTCGTTCATTAATTCTGAAATAACGAAGGGTTGGTTGCACGCAGACTCACGTTACGTTTTGACAAGATTTTGATTCTCACACGGCACATCTAGCAAGTTACCTCCGATCGAGCGTGGAAAATACCCACTGTTGTAAACATGGGTAAAAGGAAATAGCTGGGGCAGAAAGGATAATCTTACGTGTCTTATAGTATTCTGTGATATAACTGGTTAAATCTCACAATCATAGCATTTTTGTATTGCAAAACAAAGGAGGAAATTAATGTAATATGGAGGTGCGTCGACCAGTACTACCACCTGGTGGGGCAATTGCCCCATTAGCTTTGCTGCAGTTTAGTGTTGAAACCAGAACGAGTCCGGTGCTATCTTGAACCCTACTGATGTGTCCTCTGAACCAGCAGTTGAAATTGCAGCTACGTTTAGTCCAATTGTTGTGCCCCTTTAGAAGTTACATAAATGCCACTAGAGTCCACTCTGTTCATTTATTGAAGAAATCTACAAAAAATCCCTCGATTAGTCCCGGAGAAAAATGTTAACAGAGTAAACAATGATTTCTCATTAACTTTATTTGCACTGAGCACCCCTataagagatttttttttttaattcaggcCTGTGGTAATGATTCTATTGGATACAACCCCGAGATGACAGAGGCAATTAATTGATTCAGTAGGCAGTGCATTACTATATTGAGGCATCACCCATGAGTTTTAACCATGAAGCAGGGGAGTTTCTATAGCTATTGAAAAAATCAGGGGcaaagtcaagtttacctggggctcgactttttttctttttgaaggaagattggcatcggggccaaaatactcggggctatagTCCCGATCGGACCTAGCGACACCTATTCTGTGGGAAGAGAAgatatcacaaatgcatatatGGTTAAAGAAGGAGGTTGTGGTGATGTAGAGGGGCCCTACACACTGCAATAGTCTGCCGTAAAGAATGAACAATGTAACAATGATCCATTTCACTTTTGTTATTTTCACTCACAATTCTGCAGCTACTGGGTGTGAGGTATGTGAGTTCTTTTATTCTACTTCTTatgttttattggttttttttttttggacgtgTTAGCCCCGTTAATGCTCCATCATTCTATCCATTCTATTTCAAAGCTGGCCTTTCTCAGCGACCTAATGTATTGGGCAAAaatgcaattgcatttgaaaaatTGCAATTGAATTCTTTAGGGAGCCTCTCCATATTGAATAGGATAATATCCATCTAGTATTTCAGTTCTGGGCAAAAGTGTTATATTGTGGATGAGGACAGGGGAGAAAAGTTAGGACAGTTTCAAAGGCTCCTGaatgacaggggccctaaaaatgtATAACATATTTGGATTGGTCAGGTTTGGGGGCCCAATCTGATaggctttcatggggcccaaaatctctagcagcaccaCTGGATATGGGCATAATTTGCTGCATGTATCTTGGGGTGGTTATGTCATTTCTGTTGCCTTCATTGAGAACTAAAGAGGTGACAGTTGAAATTCATGTCTGTTTTGGGACACCAGACAGGCACAGGTTATGCATCTGGAAAAACACTGTACGTGAGAGATGGGCATGGTGAAGTCAGGTGATGAGACCATTCATTCACCAATAGCTATTTGTTTGTAATATAAAATGGACTTTTGATTAGTCTCTCGGCCCAATGACACAAGATCAATCCTTCATACCGGATTGCACATCCAGTAGCCTATTCCAAGACTGGGTGTCCATTCTGGTTTCCCTTGTGCAGAAGCTGAAACAGTTGTCATTTGTTTTCATCCTAGCcccattgtttaatattattaaaCCCATTCCCATTCCATTATGCCATCCGCATGCGTTATGGTGGCTTTCTTTATCCTGATCAGACGGAGTCTTACAcatactttttaaatgattttcttGCAGTACTGTCTGAGCTGCCCACCTAAACAACTGCTTTCACTGTGTAGTGCAATCTCATAATTATTATGCAATGTTATCCGTATTTGCCATGCCTTGTGATAATTTCACAATGTAGTAATGACACTTAGAAATTTATAAGTTTCCCATTGTTGTAATATTTCGTAGAGAACTATTTGTAACATcagaaatgtttttgtgttgtgGAGCACTTCCTGTGATCTTTGTCTTATTTATTTTGTGTTGATTTTGACCTTTAAAATTTGTAAAGAATAAAGACAAAggtctttatttttttccacaaatatTTTGCCCCACTATCATTTCACCTTCTGTTTGTATATGATAGAAATACTTGGTATTGAGTTTTTTGAGTTGTTGTAACATTTTAATCTATTCTCAGTCCAAAGATTAAAATTCCTGACTACTACTTTACTGGCTATGTaagcacaacaacaacaacaacaaccaccaccactactactactactactactactactactactactaataataataataataataataataataatagttaaaTTGCAGCAGACCTTTTTGACTCGTATGACACTATGGTAACTGACCCTCCAATTTTTCACTTGCAGATTTCTGAAAAACAGATAATTCAGCAGTCTAGGTGTGGGGCTCTGGAGTTCCAGCAGATGGCGCCACAACACAAAATGGGAAAATGAAAGCATACTTGGCAATGGCATAAGGAAGCTGGACAATGGGATAACAATATTTTGATTGAAATTTGTCATACACCCATATAGGCTGTGCAAACTCAACCTTATTTTGAAAAGCTCAGCAAACTAAAACACTATTGTGTTATGATTTATAATAAAACCAGTATACTGCCATATGccacacattttcttttattttatgccATAATCTCATCTGTAATTGATTTACTCCTTGCTATTTCTGAAATGTTTTGATATCAATGCAGATGACACATGTAAAGCCAAACATTTTATCTGTTTGTTTAGTTCTGTTTAGTAGGTGCCtattgtcacgccctgctccgtccgctcctgatgtgtgccacgccccctcattatccacgtgtgctttcccgatcgtgcccagctgttccttgttagtttggcttgtctgctgta
This is a stretch of genomic DNA from Paramormyrops kingsleyae isolate MSU_618 chromosome 7, PKINGS_0.4, whole genome shotgun sequence. It encodes these proteins:
- the pias2 gene encoding E3 SUMO-protein ligase PIAS2 isoform X2; the encoded protein is MVSSFRVSELQVLLGFAGRNKSGRKHELLLRALHLLKSGCSPAVQIKIKELYWRRCPRTTESLPDFSSLKSSVFAASIVDPDLSLTTGISHGSSTGTHASVYLHESKPRMDMQQPAPPIPPVHPDVQMKSLPFYDVLDVLIKPSSLGASSIQRFQEKYFIFALTPQQVREVCISRDFLPGGRRDYMVQIQLRFCLAETSCPQEDNYPNSLCIKVNGKLFPLPGYAPPPKNGVEQKRPGRPLNITSLVRLSSAVPNQISVTWAPEIGKTYSVSVYLVRQLTSSLLLQRLRMKGIRNPDHSRALIKEKLTADPDSEIATTSLRVSLMCPLGKMRLTVPCRAVTCSHLQCFDAALYLQMNEKKPTWICPVCDKKAAYESLIIDGLFMEILNDCSDADEIKFQEDGTWCPMRPKKEALKVSSQFCPKMESSALVRQCAVMPPSEPGGTKKVDIIDLTVESSSEEEEEEAEDPPLKKRCLYMAKPDEAPAKGVLAYQPPAVRLPNVQALDPSYLASSLADYAVPFHHSTLSTIPTDMQSLDLFSLIQGDSQHYRTPMFLDNLSSSLQGATASGGGGLISSSSQYDSNAHSSGSSHNEPGVITGTGGTNISDIISLD
- the pias2 gene encoding E3 SUMO-protein ligase PIAS2 isoform X3, whose amino-acid sequence is MDQIMKGRNKSGRKHELLLRALHLLKSGCSPAVQIKIKELYWRRCPRTTESLPDFSSLKSSVFAASIVDPDLSLTTGISHGSSTGTHASVYLHESKPRMDMQQPAPPIPPVHPDVQMKSLPFYDVLDVLIKPSSLGASSIQRFQEKYFIFALTPQQVREVCISRDFLPGGRRDYMVQIQLRFCLAETSCPQEDNYPNSLCIKVNGKLFPLPGYAPPPKNGVEQKRPGRPLNITSLVRLSSAVPNQISVTWAPEIGKTYSVSVYLVRQLTSSLLLQRLRMKGIRNPDHSRALIKEKLTADPDSEIATTSLRVSLMCPLGKMRLTVPCRAVTCSHLQCFDAALYLQMNEKKPTWICPVCDKKAAYESLIIDGLFMEILNDCSDADEIKFQEDGTWCPMRPKKEALKVSSQFCPKMESSALVRQCAVMPPSEPGGTKKVDIIDLTVESSSEEEEEEAEDPPLKKRCLYMAKPDEAPAKGVLAYQPPAVRLPNVQALDPSYLASSLADYAVPFHHSTLSTIPTDMQSLDLFSLIQGDSQHYRTPMFLDNLSSSLQGATASGGGGLISSSSQYDSNAHSSGSSHNEPGVITGTGGTNISDIISLD
- the pias2 gene encoding E3 SUMO-protein ligase PIAS2 isoform X1, producing MQDGRGKKMADFEELRNMVSSFRVSELQVLLGFAGRNKSGRKHELLLRALHLLKSGCSPAVQIKIKELYWRRCPRTTESLPDFSSLKSSVFAASIVDPDLSLTTGISHGSSTGTHASVYLHESKPRMDMQQPAPPIPPVHPDVQMKSLPFYDVLDVLIKPSSLGASSIQRFQEKYFIFALTPQQVREVCISRDFLPGGRRDYMVQIQLRFCLAETSCPQEDNYPNSLCIKVNGKLFPLPGYAPPPKNGVEQKRPGRPLNITSLVRLSSAVPNQISVTWAPEIGKTYSVSVYLVRQLTSSLLLQRLRMKGIRNPDHSRALIKEKLTADPDSEIATTSLRVSLMCPLGKMRLTVPCRAVTCSHLQCFDAALYLQMNEKKPTWICPVCDKKAAYESLIIDGLFMEILNDCSDADEIKFQEDGTWCPMRPKKEALKVSSQFCPKMESSALVRQCAVMPPSEPGGTKKVDIIDLTVESSSEEEEEEAEDPPLKKRCLYMAKPDEAPAKGVLAYQPPAVRLPNVQALDPSYLASSLADYAVPFHHSTLSTIPTDMQSLDLFSLIQGDSQHYRTPMFLDNLSSSLQGATASGGGGLISSSSQYDSNAHSSGSSHNEPGVITGTGGTNISDIISLD